Proteins from one Mercurialis annua linkage group LG7, ddMerAnnu1.2, whole genome shotgun sequence genomic window:
- the LOC126656577 gene encoding probable beta-1,3-galactosyltransferase 2 isoform X1 codes for MSLKSKGGDQQINYFSSSTNKNNSVTQRWTLFLCLCCFCGGMLFTNRMWTVPESKGITRTTAMEAEKLKLVSEGCGIKSLHQKEVRRDSNDLIGEVYKTHNAIQTLDKTISNLEMELAAARAAQESILSGAPLSEDLKKTSSSGKRRYLMVVGINTAFSSRKRRDSVRATWMPQGEKRKKLEEEKGIIIRFVIGHSATSGGILDRAIEAEGRKHGDFLRLDHVEGYLELSAKTKIYFATAVSLWDADFYVKVDDDVHVNIATLGETLARHRKKSRVYIGCMKSGPVLNQKGVRYHEPEHWKFGETGNKYFRHATGQLYAISNDLATYISINQHVLHRYANEDVSLGSWFIGLDVEHIDDRRLCCGTPPDCEWKAQAGNICVASFDWTCSGICKSADRIKEVHRRCGEGENALWSATF; via the exons ATGTCTTTGAAGAGTAAAGGTGGTGATCAGCAGATTAATTATTTCTCTTCTTctactaataaaaataattctgTAACTCAAAGATGGACTCTTTTCCTTTGCTTGTGTTGTTTCTGTGGTGGAATGCTCTTTACAAACAG GATGTGGACAGTTCCTGAGTCTAAAGGTATCACCCGGACAACTGCAATGGAAGCTGAAAAATTAAAGTTAGTTTCAGAGGGTTGTGGCATTAAATCT TTGCATCAGAAAGAGGTAAGGCGTGACTCGAATGATCTCATCGGTGAAGTGTACAAGACTCATAATGCCATCCA GACATTAGATAAAACTATATCAAACTTAGAGATGGAACTAGCTGCTGCAAGGGCAGCACAGGAGTCCATACTGAGCGGTGCTCCTTTATCGGAAGACTTAAAGAAGACTTCATCATCTGGGAAAAGAAGGTATTTAATGGTTGTTGGAATTAACACTGCTTTCAGCAGCCGGAAAAGAAGAGATTCAGTTCGTGCAACGTGGATGCCACAAG GCGAGAAAAGGAAAAAGCTGGAAGAAGAGAAGGGTATCATTATTCGCTTTGTCATTGGTCATAG tgcCACATCAGGAGGAATTTTGGACAGAGCTATTGAAGCAGAGGGCAGAAAGCATGGAGATTTCTTGAGGCTG GATCATGTTGAAGGGTACCTTGAATTGTCTGCCAAGACGAAGATATATTTTGCCACTGCTGTTTCTTTATGGGATGCAGATTTTTATGTCAAAGTTGATGATGATGTCCATGTAAATATAG CAACACTTGGAGAAACTTTAGCTAGACATAGAAAAAAATCGCGGGTGTACATCGGATGCATGAAATCAGGGCCAGTCCTTAATCAAAA GGGAGTAAGATATCATGAACCCGAGCATTGGAAATTTGGGGAGACAGGGAACAAGTACTTCCGCCATGCCACGGGACAGCTGTATGCCATTTCGAACGATTTGGCTACATATATATCAATAAACCA GCATGTTCTGCACAGGTATGCTAATGAGGATGTCTCGTTGGGGTCTTGGTTTATTGGACTTGATGTGGAGCACATCGACGACCGGAGACTATGTTGTGGCACCCCACCAG ATTGTGAGTGGAAGGCGCAGGCTGGCAACATTTGCGTTGCTTCATTCGACTGGACCTGCAGTGGGATCTGTAAATCTGCCGATAGGATTAAGGAAGTTCATCGGCGTTGCGGAGAAGGTGAGAATGCTTTGTGGAGTGCAACTTTCTAA
- the LOC126656577 gene encoding probable beta-1,3-galactosyltransferase 2 isoform X2, with product MSLKSKGGDQQINYFSSSTNKNNSVTQRWTLFLCLCCFCGGMLFTNRMWTVPESKGITRTTAMEAEKLKLVSEGCGIKSKEVRRDSNDLIGEVYKTHNAIQTLDKTISNLEMELAAARAAQESILSGAPLSEDLKKTSSSGKRRYLMVVGINTAFSSRKRRDSVRATWMPQGEKRKKLEEEKGIIIRFVIGHSATSGGILDRAIEAEGRKHGDFLRLDHVEGYLELSAKTKIYFATAVSLWDADFYVKVDDDVHVNIATLGETLARHRKKSRVYIGCMKSGPVLNQKGVRYHEPEHWKFGETGNKYFRHATGQLYAISNDLATYISINQHVLHRYANEDVSLGSWFIGLDVEHIDDRRLCCGTPPDCEWKAQAGNICVASFDWTCSGICKSADRIKEVHRRCGEGENALWSATF from the exons ATGTCTTTGAAGAGTAAAGGTGGTGATCAGCAGATTAATTATTTCTCTTCTTctactaataaaaataattctgTAACTCAAAGATGGACTCTTTTCCTTTGCTTGTGTTGTTTCTGTGGTGGAATGCTCTTTACAAACAG GATGTGGACAGTTCCTGAGTCTAAAGGTATCACCCGGACAACTGCAATGGAAGCTGAAAAATTAAAGTTAGTTTCAGAGGGTTGTGGCATTAAATCT AAAGAGGTAAGGCGTGACTCGAATGATCTCATCGGTGAAGTGTACAAGACTCATAATGCCATCCA GACATTAGATAAAACTATATCAAACTTAGAGATGGAACTAGCTGCTGCAAGGGCAGCACAGGAGTCCATACTGAGCGGTGCTCCTTTATCGGAAGACTTAAAGAAGACTTCATCATCTGGGAAAAGAAGGTATTTAATGGTTGTTGGAATTAACACTGCTTTCAGCAGCCGGAAAAGAAGAGATTCAGTTCGTGCAACGTGGATGCCACAAG GCGAGAAAAGGAAAAAGCTGGAAGAAGAGAAGGGTATCATTATTCGCTTTGTCATTGGTCATAG tgcCACATCAGGAGGAATTTTGGACAGAGCTATTGAAGCAGAGGGCAGAAAGCATGGAGATTTCTTGAGGCTG GATCATGTTGAAGGGTACCTTGAATTGTCTGCCAAGACGAAGATATATTTTGCCACTGCTGTTTCTTTATGGGATGCAGATTTTTATGTCAAAGTTGATGATGATGTCCATGTAAATATAG CAACACTTGGAGAAACTTTAGCTAGACATAGAAAAAAATCGCGGGTGTACATCGGATGCATGAAATCAGGGCCAGTCCTTAATCAAAA GGGAGTAAGATATCATGAACCCGAGCATTGGAAATTTGGGGAGACAGGGAACAAGTACTTCCGCCATGCCACGGGACAGCTGTATGCCATTTCGAACGATTTGGCTACATATATATCAATAAACCA GCATGTTCTGCACAGGTATGCTAATGAGGATGTCTCGTTGGGGTCTTGGTTTATTGGACTTGATGTGGAGCACATCGACGACCGGAGACTATGTTGTGGCACCCCACCAG ATTGTGAGTGGAAGGCGCAGGCTGGCAACATTTGCGTTGCTTCATTCGACTGGACCTGCAGTGGGATCTGTAAATCTGCCGATAGGATTAAGGAAGTTCATCGGCGTTGCGGAGAAGGTGAGAATGCTTTGTGGAGTGCAACTTTCTAA